One Tamlana carrageenivorans genomic region harbors:
- a CDS encoding peptide MFS transporter, whose translation MEMTKVRFEGSDMNRKLLMGHPSGLFVLFFTEMWERFSYYGMRAILVLFLTSSLIDGGWAWSREEALGLYGTYTMLVYFSPILGGFIADKFLGYRKAVAIGAFIMTSGHAAMALDTPWSLYLGIGLLVAGNGLFKPNITSIINGVYKNAQDKKDGAFTIFYMGVNAGAFLGILLCGYIGEMVGWHYGFGLAGIFMFFGMLQFWFSQKIFGRIGLSPSDSIEYDDAIETQSEDPVVEEAVVPANVQRDRYIVVGILAFFTIFFWAAFEQAGGSMTIFAADYTDRVLEGNAANIFRVANTLLTVVPLLIITYVLWQLFRITFSKYALSNFFLGTSFVIIWGIVIWMLKNQFSEVETEVPASWFSILNSFYIIAFAPLISKIWESKYNPPATVKFGIGLVLLGLGFGVLAYGSSGIPQGAQTASVSIVWLILAYLLHTLGELSLSPVGLSYVSKLVPAAKIGMMFGLWYIAVGLGNKAAGTMGGMIDKITAQYDLATFFLIFTIVPVVAGLIVMGLTPVMKKLMHGVK comes from the coding sequence ATGGAAATGACTAAAGTGAGATTCGAGGGTTCCGATATGAATCGTAAACTATTAATGGGACACCCTTCAGGTTTATTTGTTTTATTTTTCACCGAAATGTGGGAGCGCTTTTCCTATTATGGGATGCGTGCCATATTAGTATTGTTTTTAACCTCCTCTTTAATTGATGGTGGTTGGGCATGGTCTCGAGAGGAAGCTCTAGGACTTTACGGTACTTATACTATGTTAGTATATTTCTCTCCAATTTTAGGTGGTTTTATTGCAGATAAATTTCTGGGGTATAGAAAAGCTGTTGCTATCGGTGCTTTTATTATGACTTCTGGGCATGCGGCTATGGCGCTAGATACACCATGGAGTTTATATTTAGGAATTGGCTTATTGGTGGCCGGTAACGGATTGTTTAAACCAAATATTACCTCGATCATCAACGGTGTTTATAAAAATGCTCAAGATAAAAAGGATGGTGCTTTTACCATTTTTTATATGGGTGTCAATGCAGGTGCTTTTTTGGGTATTTTACTTTGTGGTTATATAGGTGAAATGGTAGGATGGCATTATGGATTTGGATTAGCAGGTATTTTTATGTTTTTTGGAATGCTACAATTTTGGTTTTCTCAAAAGATTTTTGGGCGTATCGGATTGTCACCTTCAGATTCCATAGAATATGATGATGCTATAGAAACTCAAAGTGAAGATCCTGTTGTTGAGGAAGCCGTTGTACCTGCCAACGTGCAACGCGATCGTTACATTGTCGTTGGAATTTTAGCCTTCTTTACTATTTTCTTCTGGGCAGCTTTTGAACAAGCAGGGGGTTCTATGACTATTTTTGCAGCAGATTATACAGATCGTGTCTTAGAAGGCAATGCAGCTAATATTTTTAGAGTGGCCAATACACTACTAACCGTAGTACCACTTTTAATTATTACCTATGTTTTGTGGCAATTATTTAGAATAACATTTAGTAAATATGCCTTGTCAAACTTTTTTCTCGGAACTAGTTTTGTGATTATATGGGGTATTGTGATATGGATGCTTAAGAATCAATTTTCAGAAGTTGAAACCGAAGTACCTGCTTCTTGGTTCTCCATTTTAAACTCCTTTTATATTATCGCCTTTGCACCGCTAATTTCAAAAATTTGGGAAAGTAAATACAATCCGCCTGCCACCGTAAAATTTGGTATTGGTCTAGTTTTACTGGGACTAGGTTTTGGCGTATTAGCTTATGGTTCTTCAGGAATACCTCAAGGCGCTCAAACAGCTTCAGTTAGTATTGTTTGGTTAATTTTGGCTTATTTATTACATACGCTAGGTGAGCTTTCTTTGTCACCAGTAGGGTTATCTTATGTGAGTAAATTAGTTCCGGCAGCTAAAATTGGTATGATGTTCGGACTTTGGTATATTGCTGTGGGATTAGGAAATAAAGCAGCGGGAACTATGGGGGGTATGATTGATAAAATTACAGCACAATATGATTTAGCAACCTTCTTCTTAATCTTTACCATTGTGCCTGTTGTAGCAGGATTAATAGTAATGGGGTTAACTCCAGTTATGAAAAAACTGATGCATGGTGTGAAATAA
- a CDS encoding ComEC/Rec2 family competence protein, which produces MINTIGFISVSIAYFRAKQQFIKTIWFDVFSFLTMMNIGVLTTHFHDEKNLSNHYSHSLTSNTEALQTITFRIKEILKPSMYENKYIVDILKLDKKEVVGKTLLSIRKDTTNLEVHIDDILVSCTSFNPIPYPLNPNQFNYKRYLSRQYIYHQIRLNPSELLKVKPGKPTLFGLSENIRKHIITSLSHYNFKPDELAIINALFLGQRQSISEEVFNQYSNAGAVHILAVSGLHVGIILMVFNFVLQPLERIRNGKLIKTFLVLALLWSFAGIAGLSASVIRAVTMFSIMSIAMNLKRLTNIYNTLAISMFILLLFRPLYIFDIGFQLSYIAVIAIVSIDPYLYKLWQPKNKIIDIYWHTLTVTVAAQIGILPLSLYYFHQFPGLFFITNMVIIPVLGGVLGLGIIVILLACLNMLPHFIAALFGKIISLMNAFMAWIAHQDLFIFHDIPFGWIHLIAFYLIICTGFNFLLKKHYKSIMVLLVSIIGIQIIWIHTKLDTVSNEFVIFHKSRHSLISHTKKHRIFIAHDFDSLSAKKDKVITNYVLENQINKLHKEPLKPVYQLNNKLLFVIDSFGVYDIKQSNPEYILLRQSPKINLNRLIETLSPKHIIADGSNYKSYINQWETICKKHKLPFHHTGKKGAFILAY; this is translated from the coding sequence ATGATTAACACTATTGGTTTCATTAGTGTTTCCATAGCTTATTTTAGGGCGAAACAACAGTTTATAAAAACCATTTGGTTTGACGTTTTTTCATTTCTAACCATGATGAATATTGGGGTTTTAACCACCCATTTTCATGATGAAAAAAACTTATCGAACCATTATTCGCATAGCCTAACTTCTAATACCGAGGCCTTACAAACCATTACTTTTAGAATCAAAGAAATACTAAAACCATCGATGTATGAGAACAAATACATCGTAGACATTTTAAAACTCGACAAAAAGGAAGTCGTAGGCAAAACTTTATTAAGTATTAGAAAAGACACTACCAATTTAGAGGTTCACATCGATGATATTTTAGTTAGCTGCACATCTTTTAACCCCATCCCATATCCATTAAATCCGAACCAATTTAATTACAAGAGGTATTTATCAAGACAATACATTTATCATCAAATCAGATTAAACCCTTCTGAGTTATTAAAAGTAAAACCTGGCAAACCAACGCTATTTGGCCTTTCTGAAAACATTAGAAAACATATTATTACCAGTTTAAGCCATTATAATTTCAAACCTGATGAACTTGCTATCATTAACGCCTTGTTTTTGGGGCAACGACAAAGTATCAGTGAAGAAGTGTTTAATCAATATAGCAATGCAGGAGCTGTACATATATTAGCCGTTTCTGGGTTACATGTGGGTATTATTTTAATGGTATTTAACTTTGTATTACAACCTTTAGAACGAATTAGAAATGGAAAACTTATTAAAACCTTTTTGGTTTTGGCCTTACTTTGGTCTTTTGCTGGGATAGCAGGATTATCGGCATCTGTGATTCGGGCGGTAACCATGTTTAGTATCATGAGTATCGCCATGAACTTAAAACGCCTCACCAATATTTACAACACCTTAGCCATTAGCATGTTTATATTACTGCTTTTTAGGCCACTTTATATATTCGATATTGGGTTTCAACTAAGTTATATAGCTGTTATAGCCATTGTAAGTATCGACCCTTATTTGTATAAATTATGGCAACCAAAAAACAAAATTATTGATATCTATTGGCATACTTTAACCGTTACCGTAGCTGCTCAAATAGGCATTCTTCCGTTAAGTTTATACTATTTTCATCAATTTCCAGGCTTATTTTTTATTACGAACATGGTGATTATTCCTGTTTTGGGAGGTGTTTTAGGCCTTGGTATTATTGTCATACTACTAGCTTGCTTAAATATGCTACCCCATTTTATCGCTGCTTTATTTGGGAAAATTATAAGTTTAATGAATGCCTTTATGGCTTGGATAGCCCATCAAGATCTATTTATTTTTCATGATATCCCTTTCGGATGGATACATTTAATAGCCTTCTATCTCATCATTTGTACTGGTTTTAACTTTTTATTGAAGAAGCATTACAAATCGATTATGGTTTTATTAGTCTCAATTATAGGCATTCAAATCATATGGATTCATACGAAATTAGACACTGTTTCAAATGAATTTGTCATTTTTCACAAAAGCAGGCACAGTCTAATAAGTCATACCAAAAAGCACCGTATTTTTATTGCTCATGATTTTGATAGTTTATCCGCTAAAAAAGACAAAGTCATTACAAACTACGTGTTAGAAAATCAAATAAACAAGCTCCATAAGGAGCCATTAAAACCAGTTTATCAACTTAATAATAAACTTTTATTTGTTATAGACAGCTTTGGAGTTTACGATATAAAACAGAGTAATCCAGAATACATTTTACTCCGCCAGTCGCCGAAAATTAATTTAAATAGACTAATAGAAACCTTATCACCCAAGCACATTATAGCCGACGGCAGTAATTATAAAAGCTATATTAATCAATGGGAAACGATATGTAAAAAACACAAACTTCCATTTCATCATACCGGAAAAAAAGGGGCTTTTATTTTAGCCTATTAA
- a CDS encoding peptide MFS transporter yields the protein MSDTVIKPHQKELFGQPIGLYILFLTEMWERFSYYGMRAILVLYMVASTELGADARGVGLGWTSKEALALYGWYTMLVYIIAIPGGMIADKLIGQKKAVLYGAIILCLGHGVLVLTDIWAFYTGLGLVILGVGLLKPNISTMVGGLYQQGDIRRDKGFSIFYIGINLGSLLATLIVGVVVANYGWHAGFGLAGIVMVLGLINYLGGQKYLVQVGNHTVVENPKDEVSYGKLYGQLFNSPKHLIITAVLVVASFIGWYFMNWGYGLLFLFLTAIAALLMMIYRELDSQIYKDRFIVLLLSFIMVIIFWGAFEQAGGLMNIYTDTKTNRMIGGWQVPTIMFQSLNAGFIILFATAVAGFWAKRKLKGKEASSLFKMALGIIIMGFGFLFMVFAVMEFEKSGTSSMIWLVLAYLFHTLGELCLSPVALSFITKLAPAKYASLMMGVYFASSGLGNKVAGIIGESASDFGEYTIFAGILVFTVVVGGLFILILKPLKRLTHGAEDNEHIIEAKEMEIAEH from the coding sequence ATGTCAGATACGGTAATAAAACCACATCAAAAGGAACTATTCGGACAACCAATAGGGTTGTATATTTTATTTTTAACTGAAATGTGGGAGCGTTTCTCATATTATGGGATGCGTGCCATATTGGTGTTATATATGGTAGCCTCGACAGAATTAGGAGCTGATGCTCGAGGAGTTGGACTGGGTTGGACGAGCAAAGAAGCACTTGCGCTATATGGTTGGTATACCATGCTGGTTTATATTATAGCCATTCCTGGAGGTATGATTGCCGATAAACTCATCGGACAGAAAAAAGCCGTTTTATATGGCGCTATAATTCTTTGTTTAGGGCACGGCGTTTTAGTGCTTACCGATATTTGGGCCTTTTACACAGGTCTAGGCTTGGTTATTTTAGGGGTTGGATTATTAAAACCTAATATTTCTACTATGGTAGGAGGCTTGTATCAACAAGGCGATATTCGTCGAGATAAAGGTTTTAGTATCTTTTATATAGGTATTAACTTAGGCTCACTTTTAGCGACTTTAATAGTTGGTGTTGTTGTTGCCAATTATGGCTGGCACGCTGGTTTTGGATTGGCCGGTATCGTGATGGTATTAGGTTTGATTAACTATTTAGGCGGACAAAAATACCTAGTTCAAGTTGGTAATCATACGGTAGTTGAAAATCCTAAAGATGAAGTGTCCTATGGGAAGTTATATGGCCAATTGTTCAATTCTCCAAAGCATCTTATTATCACAGCAGTTTTAGTAGTAGCTTCATTTATAGGATGGTATTTCATGAATTGGGGTTATGGTTTGTTGTTCTTGTTTTTAACAGCCATTGCAGCACTTTTAATGATGATTTATAGAGAATTAGATTCACAGATTTATAAAGATCGTTTTATTGTGCTATTACTCTCGTTTATTATGGTGATTATCTTCTGGGGGGCTTTCGAGCAAGCAGGAGGCTTAATGAATATTTATACCGACACAAAAACCAACAGAATGATTGGTGGCTGGCAGGTGCCAACTATTATGTTTCAAAGCTTAAATGCTGGATTTATCATTCTTTTTGCGACTGCCGTAGCTGGGTTTTGGGCTAAAAGAAAACTAAAAGGAAAAGAGGCTTCTTCATTATTTAAAATGGCTTTAGGTATCATTATTATGGGCTTTGGCTTTTTGTTTATGGTGTTTGCGGTAATGGAATTTGAAAAATCTGGTACCTCTAGTATGATCTGGTTGGTTTTGGCTTACCTTTTTCATACCCTTGGAGAATTATGTTTATCTCCAGTAGCATTATCGTTTATCACTAAACTAGCACCTGCAAAATATGCATCATTAATGATGGGGGTTTATTTTGCCTCTTCGGGCTTAGGCAATAAAGTCGCTGGGATTATAGGCGAGTCCGCATCAGATTTCGGGGAATACACCATTTTTGCCGGGATATTAGTATTTACTGTTGTTGTTGGTGGCTTGTTTATATTAATATTGAAACCATTAAAACGCCTTACACATGGGGCTGAAGATAATGAGCATATTATTGAAGCTAAAGAAATGGAAATTGCAGAACATTAA
- a CDS encoding S9 family peptidase: MNHLKLSFCVCLFITSLISAQTKNITLEDIWKYGRFRTEYMDALHSMANGKQYSVLNFDLASRSTSVDIYDYETLEKVKTLVSSRDLNDLAYFTNYTFSADEQKVILASNEQAIYRRSSIGEYYVYDVKKQKLTRISEVGIQEPTFSPDGTKVAFAKANNLFVKDLISNTVKQITFDGEKNKIINGISDWVYEEEFGFVRAFDWNADSNKIAFIKFDETEVPEFSMDVYGKQLYPTQQVFKYPKAGEANSKVSLHLYDLKSEALTDIAVNKKYEDFYIARIAWSNDADVFSAQFLNRHQNALDLWMIDTKKMTSNLVLAETDEAYVDVTDNLTFLEDNSFIWTSEQDGFNHIYHYDKKGKLINQVTKGNWEVTDYYGYNEEKDIIYYQSVENGSINRDVYAIKLNGRNKKSLSEKEGTNEAAFSADFSFFINTFSNASTAPEFTLNNSKTGAVIKNIKNNKALTDKLKDYQTSVKEFSTISINGNDLNMWMIKPANFDENKQYPLFMTQYSGPGSQKVANHWNSSNDYWYQYLAQKGIVVVCIDGRGTGFKGAKFKKVTQNELGKYEVEDQIAAAKELGNLPYINKNKIGIWGWSFGGFISSNCLFKGHDVFSMAVAVAPVTSWRFYDSIYTERYMTTPQENPSGYDDNSPINHVKDLKGDFLLIHGSADDNVHVQNTMRLAEALIQADKPFDWAIYPDKNHGIYGGNTRLHLFKKMSTFIEDKLLTNNE; this comes from the coding sequence ATGAATCATTTAAAATTATCTTTTTGTGTTTGCTTATTTATAACTTCTTTAATATCGGCGCAAACCAAAAATATTACCCTTGAAGACATTTGGAAGTACGGCAGGTTTAGAACAGAATATATGGATGCTTTACATTCCATGGCCAATGGTAAACAGTATTCTGTACTAAATTTCGATCTTGCCTCACGAAGTACTTCAGTAGATATTTACGATTATGAAACACTAGAAAAAGTAAAAACTTTAGTGTCTTCAAGAGACTTAAACGATTTGGCATATTTTACTAATTATACGTTTAGTGCCGATGAACAAAAAGTCATTTTAGCCAGTAATGAACAGGCTATTTATCGTCGCTCGTCCATTGGTGAATACTACGTTTACGATGTTAAGAAACAAAAATTAACACGAATTTCTGAAGTTGGTATTCAAGAGCCAACATTTTCACCCGATGGTACTAAAGTAGCATTTGCCAAAGCAAACAATCTGTTTGTAAAGGATTTGATATCGAATACGGTAAAGCAAATCACTTTTGATGGCGAAAAGAATAAAATTATTAACGGTATTAGCGACTGGGTTTACGAAGAAGAATTTGGCTTTGTAAGGGCTTTCGACTGGAACGCCGATAGTAATAAAATTGCCTTTATTAAATTTGATGAAACGGAAGTTCCTGAATTTTCAATGGATGTTTATGGAAAACAGCTTTACCCAACACAACAAGTTTTTAAATATCCTAAGGCCGGAGAAGCTAATTCTAAAGTATCACTTCATTTATATGATTTAAAATCGGAAGCACTTACAGATATTGCTGTAAATAAAAAGTATGAAGATTTTTATATCGCCAGAATTGCTTGGTCCAATGATGCTGATGTGTTTAGTGCACAGTTTTTAAATAGACACCAAAATGCCTTGGATTTATGGATGATTGATACAAAAAAAATGACATCCAATTTAGTTCTAGCTGAAACAGATGAGGCTTATGTTGATGTTACCGATAACTTAACTTTTTTAGAAGATAATAGTTTTATTTGGACCAGCGAGCAAGATGGGTTTAATCATATTTACCACTATGATAAAAAAGGAAAACTGATTAATCAAGTGACAAAAGGCAACTGGGAAGTGACCGATTACTACGGGTATAATGAAGAAAAAGATATAATTTACTATCAATCTGTAGAAAACGGATCGATTAATAGGGATGTTTACGCCATTAAATTAAACGGACGCAATAAAAAGAGTTTGTCTGAAAAAGAAGGTACGAATGAAGCGGCATTTAGTGCCGATTTTTCATTTTTTATTAATACGTTTTCTAACGCATCTACAGCACCAGAATTCACCTTAAACAATTCTAAAACAGGAGCTGTAATTAAAAACATTAAAAACAATAAGGCTTTAACCGATAAATTAAAGGATTATCAAACTTCAGTTAAAGAATTCAGTACCATTTCAATAAACGGAAACGATTTAAATATGTGGATGATAAAGCCTGCTAATTTTGATGAAAACAAGCAGTATCCGTTATTCATGACACAGTATTCTGGGCCTGGATCTCAAAAAGTTGCAAACCATTGGAATTCTTCTAATGATTACTGGTATCAATATCTAGCTCAAAAGGGAATTGTTGTGGTTTGTATTGATGGCCGCGGAACAGGTTTTAAAGGTGCTAAGTTTAAAAAAGTCACCCAAAATGAATTAGGGAAGTACGAAGTAGAAGATCAAATTGCTGCAGCAAAGGAGTTAGGTAATCTCCCATATATTAATAAGAATAAGATTGGTATTTGGGGCTGGAGTTTTGGTGGTTTTATCAGTAGTAACTGCTTGTTTAAAGGTCATGATGTGTTTTCAATGGCCGTTGCCGTAGCACCTGTTACTAGCTGGCGATTTTACGACTCTATTTATACAGAACGCTACATGACAACGCCTCAAGAAAATCCAAGTGGCTATGATGATAACTCCCCAATAAATCATGTCAAGGATCTAAAGGGGGATTTTCTTTTAATTCATGGATCGGCTGATGATAATGTGCATGTGCAAAACACCATGCGCTTAGCAGAAGCTTTAATTCAAGCCGATAAACCATTCGATTGGGCGATTTATCCAGATAAAAATCATGGGATTTATGGCGGCAATACCAGATTACACTTGTTTAAAAAAATGTCTACATTTATAGAAGATAAATTATTGACAAACAACGAATAA
- a CDS encoding thioredoxin family protein, whose product MKNKILFILVFGFISFKSIGQEIHWISLNEALELQKKTPKKIMMDVYTNWCGPCKMLDKNTFQNADVANYVNKNFYAVKFNAEGNTQVSYKGKVFENPKYDPKLANRRNAVHDLTRYLQVSAYPTVVFFDENSEVIAPIRGYQQPNQLELYLKMFYKDEHKNITTQEQFNEYYQAFKPEFKG is encoded by the coding sequence ATGAAAAATAAGATACTTTTTATTCTGGTTTTTGGTTTTATAAGCTTTAAAAGTATAGGGCAAGAGATTCATTGGATATCGCTTAATGAAGCATTAGAACTTCAAAAAAAAACACCTAAAAAAATCATGATGGACGTTTACACCAATTGGTGTGGTCCTTGTAAAATGTTAGATAAAAACACCTTTCAGAATGCTGATGTGGCGAATTACGTTAACAAAAATTTTTATGCTGTAAAATTTAATGCTGAAGGTAACACTCAAGTATCGTATAAAGGAAAAGTATTTGAAAACCCAAAGTACGATCCTAAATTAGCTAACAGAAGGAATGCAGTTCATGATTTAACACGCTACTTACAAGTTAGTGCCTACCCAACTGTTGTGTTTTTTGATGAAAACTCTGAAGTTATAGCTCCTATTCGTGGGTACCAACAACCTAATCAATTGGAATTATATCTAAAAATGTTTTATAAGGACGAACATAAAAACATCACTACTCAAGAACAATTTAATGAATATTATCAAGCCTTTAAGCCAGAGTTTAAAGGATAA
- a CDS encoding C40 family peptidase, with protein sequence MKKSLFILIIIISFSSCKPSKSAKRKKNTPDRVEIKTDAEVATDYHIEPKETIKKRSKRRPSPEPKADQIIDYALKFEGTRYKWGGTTKSGMDCSGLVFESFRTHDILLPRISRDMAKKGTKIPLKKVTQGDLLFFKTGGRRNAINHVGLIVAIRNNDIEFIHATSSKGVIISHLNESYWQNAFEEARRIL encoded by the coding sequence ATGAAAAAAAGCCTCTTTATCCTTATTATAATTATCAGTTTTAGCAGCTGTAAACCATCTAAATCGGCTAAACGAAAAAAAAATACGCCAGATCGTGTTGAAATAAAAACAGATGCTGAAGTTGCTACAGACTACCATATCGAACCCAAGGAAACTATTAAAAAACGATCTAAAAGAAGACCTTCACCGGAACCTAAAGCCGACCAAATTATAGATTATGCTTTAAAATTTGAAGGCACACGTTACAAGTGGGGAGGCACGACCAAATCTGGAATGGATTGCTCGGGTTTAGTTTTTGAATCTTTTAGAACCCATGATATTTTGTTGCCTAGAATATCGAGAGATATGGCAAAAAAAGGCACGAAAATTCCTTTAAAAAAAGTCACTCAAGGTGATTTATTATTTTTTAAAACAGGAGGACGAAGAAATGCAATAAACCATGTTGGTTTAATTGTAGCGATTCGCAACAATGATATTGAATTTATTCACGCCACAAGCAGTAAAGGTGTAATCATTTCACATTTAAACGAATCGTACTGGCAAAATGCCTTTGAAGAAGCTCGACGTATTTTGTAG